The following coding sequences are from one Paenibacillus sp. JDR-2 window:
- a CDS encoding ABC transporter ATP-binding protein, translating into MADLLQVRNLSIEYASARGVVRAVDDVSFSIGKGEIFGLAGESGCGKSTTAFGVSRLLRYPAQITGGSVLLDGTELTTMSNEEFDRLRWSKISIVLQSAMNNLNPVLKICDQLTDAILAHDPHAGKEARQRAEQLMRLVDLPVDRLDSYPHELSGGMRQRVVIAMALALKPSLVIMDEPTTALDVVVQNGIIRKIMELQKKFGFSILFITHDLPLMLEMCDRIGIMYAGKLVEVTSREQILRKPRHPYTQGLLSSFPSLSGPKQRLSGIPGNPPDMIRPPAGCRFCSRCTQALALCDTQQPMLMQDEKGQIACHLYSEEGLSREQASAACE; encoded by the coding sequence TTGGCTGATTTACTCCAGGTCCGTAATCTAAGCATCGAGTACGCATCAGCGCGCGGGGTTGTAAGAGCAGTGGACGATGTCAGCTTCTCGATTGGAAAAGGGGAGATCTTTGGTCTTGCCGGCGAATCCGGCTGCGGCAAATCAACAACGGCTTTCGGCGTAAGCAGGCTGCTTCGCTACCCGGCTCAAATTACGGGGGGAAGCGTGTTGCTGGACGGAACGGAATTAACGACGATGAGTAACGAGGAATTCGACCGGCTGCGGTGGTCCAAGATATCTATTGTTCTTCAAAGCGCGATGAATAATTTGAATCCCGTTCTAAAAATATGCGATCAGTTGACGGATGCGATTTTGGCGCATGATCCTCATGCCGGCAAGGAAGCCCGCCAAAGAGCGGAACAATTAATGCGGCTCGTGGATCTGCCGGTTGACCGGCTGGACAGCTATCCGCATGAGTTGTCGGGCGGGATGCGGCAGCGGGTCGTCATTGCCATGGCGCTAGCCCTGAAGCCAAGCCTCGTTATTATGGACGAACCAACAACCGCGCTTGACGTTGTTGTTCAAAACGGCATAATCCGTAAAATTATGGAGCTTCAAAAAAAGTTTGGCTTCTCCATTCTTTTTATTACGCATGATCTCCCACTCATGCTGGAAATGTGCGATAGAATCGGCATTATGTACGCAGGCAAGCTGGTTGAGGTGACTTCAAGAGAACAAATATTGCGGAAGCCTCGCCATCCTTATACGCAGGGCTTGCTTAGTTCCTTCCCGTCGTTGTCAGGTCCCAAGCAAAGGCTCTCCGGCATTCCCGGCAATCCGCCGGACATGATCCGGCCGCCTGCGGGCTGCCGTTTTTGTTCCCGCTGCACGCAGGCGCTCGCGTTGTGCGACACTCAGCAGCCGATGTTAATGCAGGATGAGAAGGGACAGATTGCCTGCCATCTTTATTCCGAGGAGGGGTTATCACGTGAGCAAGCCTCTGCTGCATGTGAATGA
- a CDS encoding ABC transporter substrate-binding protein, translating into MKWGTRKTSVILFSALVVLVSVLSGCSNSASQSQTGTEGQADTASSTKPATKGESVVYHLGETVNPEQVTNFNPFLATGNWTPFFDYVFDPLYYFNPVKGELVPRLAEGEGTWSADNKTYTVKLNMKAKWQDGTAFSIDDVLYSFNTLKDYKVLDRYQLWGDGRLQEVTAQGSDTVVFKLSNTFPSLPFYLSTVYIVPKHQYEKEDPSQFLNKQPIGTGPFQFKSINESAIVLDKNAEYFLGSPNIDQLYVDRFNNSSTLTLALEKGDVQGSTGTVAMPSVPKLLENPVNKLQVYPGLNTFSVIMNNEKPGLNDTAVRRAIQIAIDRKSLIEKGESNGVFPANPGFLSSVFSDMADSGLIDNPTYAYNVNEATKLLESAGYKKNSKGIYQKDGKPLSFTYHMAANAPAQNKEGAMITEWLKSIGVETTVKLVTWPELTKLLMSGDYELLQNGIQTPPDPQAQLEIFHSKMTAPTGENTPGLNYMRFRDSEVDQWLDEASSADAGKRKELYGKIQSRISEQAPVAVMYNVGGHIPYRIDQFTDYNEDLPVTSALSLMQIKKK; encoded by the coding sequence ATGAAGTGGGGTACTAGAAAAACGTCCGTGATCTTATTCAGCGCGTTGGTTGTACTCGTAAGCGTACTCAGCGGTTGCAGCAACTCTGCGTCTCAATCACAGACTGGTACGGAAGGACAGGCGGATACGGCAAGTTCCACGAAACCTGCTACTAAAGGAGAGTCTGTCGTATACCATCTCGGGGAAACGGTAAATCCGGAGCAGGTGACCAACTTTAACCCGTTTCTTGCCACAGGCAACTGGACGCCATTCTTCGATTATGTATTTGATCCTCTATACTATTTCAATCCTGTAAAAGGCGAGCTGGTTCCGCGATTGGCCGAAGGTGAAGGAACTTGGTCCGCGGATAACAAAACGTATACCGTCAAGCTGAATATGAAGGCCAAATGGCAGGATGGAACTGCTTTTTCCATCGACGATGTGCTCTATTCCTTTAATACTTTAAAAGACTACAAAGTGTTGGACCGTTATCAATTATGGGGGGACGGCAGACTGCAGGAAGTGACCGCGCAAGGCAGCGATACGGTTGTGTTCAAATTAAGCAATACCTTCCCATCCTTGCCTTTCTATTTATCAACCGTCTATATCGTGCCGAAGCATCAATACGAAAAAGAAGATCCGTCTCAATTCCTGAACAAACAGCCGATTGGCACGGGACCGTTCCAATTTAAAAGCATAAATGAAAGCGCTATAGTTCTGGACAAGAACGCGGAGTATTTCCTTGGTTCTCCTAACATCGATCAATTATACGTGGACCGGTTTAATAACTCTTCTACGCTAACGCTTGCGTTGGAAAAAGGCGACGTGCAAGGCTCGACCGGAACCGTCGCCATGCCAAGCGTGCCGAAATTGCTTGAAAACCCGGTGAATAAATTGCAAGTGTATCCCGGGTTAAATACGTTCTCCGTCATTATGAATAACGAAAAGCCAGGGCTTAACGACACGGCAGTACGGCGGGCGATCCAAATCGCAATCGATCGCAAGTCTCTGATCGAAAAAGGCGAATCCAACGGCGTATTTCCCGCGAATCCTGGTTTCTTGTCCTCCGTGTTCAGCGACATGGCCGATTCCGGGCTGATTGATAACCCGACTTATGCTTACAACGTCAATGAGGCAACTAAGCTGCTGGAATCCGCGGGCTATAAGAAAAATTCCAAAGGCATCTACCAGAAGGACGGCAAGCCGCTTTCGTTCACCTACCATATGGCTGCCAACGCTCCGGCGCAAAATAAAGAAGGAGCCATGATTACGGAGTGGCTGAAGAGCATCGGCGTGGAAACAACCGTTAAGCTGGTGACATGGCCGGAGCTGACGAAGCTGTTGATGTCGGGGGACTATGAACTGCTGCAGAACGGGATTCAAACACCGCCGGATCCTCAAGCTCAGCTGGAGATTTTCCATAGCAAAATGACGGCGCCAACGGGCGAGAATACGCCGGGTCTCAACTATATGCGCTTCCGGGATTCGGAGGTCGATCAATGGCTGGATGAAGCTTCTTCCGCCGATGCCGGCAAACGAAAAGAGCTCTACGGGAAGATTCAAAGCCGGATTTCCGAACAAGCACCGGTAGCCGTTATGTATAACGTTGGCGGACATATTCCGTACCGTATCGATCAATTCACGGATTACAATGAAGATTTGCCGGTTACATCCGCTCTCTCGCTGATGCAAATCAAGAAGAAGTAA
- a CDS encoding ABC transporter permease yields the protein MKKIMKASWFAFPGIKGKTGLIILLFFTGVALFGTWIAPYQKNFIGFDSWLPPSFSHWLGTDSYGQDVLSQMIYGTRTSFWVGILAGLITTVIGVTVGIVAGFKGGWIEESLMRIVDLFLIIPTLALMIILASFLPSMGTMSTIVIIGSLSWLYMGRSIRSQTMSERQSGYVEAARMVGMKDSEIMFREILPNITPVILANLVLVTTQAVLAEAGLSFLGLGDPTNVSWGTILALANANNAVLFHAWWWILPPGLAIAFFCFGFILIGNGILEKYRANRGNAAL from the coding sequence ATGAAAAAAATAATGAAGGCAAGCTGGTTCGCTTTTCCCGGCATAAAAGGAAAAACGGGACTCATTATTCTATTGTTTTTTACAGGAGTCGCGTTGTTTGGTACCTGGATTGCTCCGTATCAAAAGAACTTTATCGGCTTTGACTCCTGGCTTCCGCCGTCTTTCAGCCATTGGCTTGGCACGGACAGCTACGGACAGGATGTCTTGAGCCAAATGATTTACGGAACGCGGACTTCATTCTGGGTCGGAATACTTGCCGGCTTAATCACCACGGTAATCGGCGTAACGGTTGGTATCGTTGCCGGATTTAAAGGCGGCTGGATCGAAGAATCGCTGATGCGGATCGTGGATCTGTTTCTGATTATCCCTACGCTCGCGCTTATGATTATTCTCGCTTCTTTCCTGCCGTCTATGGGGACAATGAGCACAATCGTGATTATAGGTTCGTTAAGCTGGCTCTATATGGGGCGAAGCATCCGAAGCCAAACGATGAGCGAAAGGCAGAGCGGATACGTAGAAGCTGCCCGGATGGTTGGGATGAAGGATTCGGAAATTATGTTCCGCGAAATTCTGCCTAATATTACCCCCGTCATACTGGCCAATCTGGTGCTTGTTACGACGCAAGCCGTATTGGCGGAAGCGGGACTAAGCTTTCTCGGACTAGGCGACCCGACCAATGTGAGCTGGGGTACGATATTGGCGCTTGCTAACGCGAATAATGCCGTATTATTCCATGCCTGGTGGTGGATTCTTCCTCCCGGACTCGCGATCGCTTTCTTCTGCTTCGGATTTATCTTAATCGGCAACGGCATCTTGGAAAAATATCGGGCGAATCGCGGAAACGCAGCCTTGTAG
- a CDS encoding ABC transporter ATP-binding protein has product MSKPLLHVNELEKVFSSRSMFRKKQVRAVQDVSFTLEAGEVLAIVGESGSGKSTVARMLTNLIPATSGDIVYNGESLRTNRQLRKKLPTFVQMIFQDPFAALNPHHTIGYIIGRPLQVHRLTQGDLRSRVLELLRKVGLTPEEDYIDKYPYQLSGGQKQRVVIAKVLGLAPKVIIADEPTSMLDVSIGIDIMNLLLDLKEKENLALMMITHNLGSARYMADRIAVMYAGQVMEYGPAEELIQNPQHPYTKLLLYSSPDPWREQTEVFEAMEAQVQDVSGACCSFHNRCPFATDICRTKPAAIAQLENGHQVRCHLYA; this is encoded by the coding sequence GTGAGCAAGCCTCTGCTGCATGTGAATGAGCTGGAGAAGGTATTCAGCTCCCGCTCGATGTTCCGCAAGAAACAGGTTCGTGCGGTTCAGGACGTCAGTTTTACATTAGAAGCCGGGGAAGTACTAGCGATTGTTGGGGAATCCGGCAGCGGCAAGAGCACCGTCGCCCGCATGCTTACCAATCTCATCCCGGCAACATCCGGCGATATCGTGTATAACGGGGAATCCTTGCGTACAAACAGGCAGCTGCGCAAGAAGCTGCCTACCTTTGTGCAAATGATTTTCCAGGACCCTTTCGCCGCCTTAAATCCTCACCATACAATCGGTTATATTATAGGCCGTCCGCTGCAGGTGCATCGGTTAACGCAAGGAGATTTACGGAGCCGTGTGCTGGAGCTGCTGAGAAAGGTAGGTCTTACTCCGGAAGAAGACTATATCGATAAATACCCCTATCAGTTATCGGGTGGGCAGAAGCAGCGCGTTGTGATTGCCAAGGTGCTCGGGCTAGCGCCGAAGGTCATTATTGCTGACGAACCAACATCGATGCTTGATGTTTCCATCGGAATCGACATTATGAATTTGCTGCTGGATTTGAAGGAGAAGGAGAACCTGGCTTTGATGATGATCACCCATAATCTGGGCAGTGCCAGATATATGGCTGATCGGATTGCGGTTATGTATGCCGGGCAAGTGATGGAGTACGGACCAGCCGAGGAGCTTATCCAGAATCCGCAGCATCCCTATACGAAGCTGCTGCTGTATTCTTCTCCCGATCCGTGGAGAGAGCAGACGGAAGTCTTCGAAGCGATGGAAGCGCAGGTGCAGGATGTTTCCGGCGCCTGCTGCAGCTTTCATAACCGATGCCCGTTCGCGACTGACATTTGCAGGACCAAGCCGGCCGCTATCGCGCAACTGGAAAACGGACATCAGGTGCGATGTCATCTTTATGCATAA
- a CDS encoding ABC transporter permease produces MRYNSVYLIKRIGIALLTLYVAATLNFLLPRLMKGDPASALASEKALGSQEVANALKVQFGLDNPSLWYQYVKYMKQLLHGNLGVSYANFPSPVADVMLKALPWTLGTVLIATLLSYLIGWLIGIRGAWKPGSLFDNTTLFSSFFLNSVPFFWIAIIFIMIFSFYLGWFPLGQAVDPAYDSFSWLEKAKSVIYHAFLPVFTLIIATLAGHILVLRNNLMRVLSEDYMLLAKAKGLRASRRKYMYGARNALLPSFTGLMTSLGHVIGGAITTEIVFSYPGVGLVTFNAILNHDFPLIQGAFLCIAISVIVCNLIADLVYPLIDPRVALN; encoded by the coding sequence ATGCGATACAACTCGGTCTACCTTATCAAAAGAATCGGAATTGCCCTCCTCACGTTATACGTGGCGGCAACCTTGAATTTCTTGCTCCCCAGGCTAATGAAAGGCGATCCGGCGAGCGCTCTTGCGTCGGAGAAGGCTCTGGGATCCCAGGAAGTAGCCAACGCGCTTAAAGTACAATTCGGGCTGGATAACCCCAGCCTCTGGTACCAATACGTAAAGTACATGAAGCAGCTGCTGCACGGAAATCTTGGCGTATCGTACGCCAACTTTCCGTCGCCCGTAGCGGATGTCATGCTGAAGGCATTGCCTTGGACACTCGGAACGGTACTTATAGCAACGCTGCTCAGCTATTTAATCGGATGGCTGATTGGTATTCGGGGCGCATGGAAACCCGGTTCGCTATTCGATAACACTACGTTGTTTTCTTCTTTTTTCCTCAATTCGGTTCCTTTCTTTTGGATCGCCATCATTTTTATTATGATCTTCTCTTTCTATTTGGGGTGGTTCCCGCTAGGGCAGGCGGTAGATCCGGCTTACGACAGTTTCTCCTGGCTGGAAAAAGCAAAGTCCGTCATTTATCATGCCTTCTTGCCTGTATTTACCTTAATTATCGCAACACTGGCGGGACATATCCTCGTCTTGCGCAACAATCTGATGCGCGTGCTGTCGGAGGATTACATGCTTCTGGCCAAAGCCAAAGGGCTTCGCGCAAGCAGAAGGAAGTATATGTACGGCGCAAGGAATGCGCTCCTTCCTTCCTTTACCGGATTGATGACTTCTCTCGGACATGTCATTGGCGGGGCGATCACGACGGAGATTGTATTCTCTTATCCCGGCGTGGGGCTGGTTACCTTCAATGCGATACTGAATCATGATTTTCCGTTGATCCAGGGAGCGTTCTTGTGTATTGCCATTTCGGTTATCGTCTGCAATCTGATCGCCGATCTAGTCTATCCGCTGATTGATCCCCGAGTGGCGCTCAATTAA